One region of Wyeomyia smithii strain HCP4-BCI-WySm-NY-G18 chromosome 3, ASM2978416v1, whole genome shotgun sequence genomic DNA includes:
- the LOC129732970 gene encoding amyloid beta A4 precursor protein-binding family B member 1-interacting protein isoform X2 has protein sequence MDYSWSDYDSTSTYSSESGLEISSSAVAATVARLRPKSNTSTERTDSYRFSMANLEETHEAELDAILGELSQLEQRGELRQGRSHSRTNSTISVTTNTTISSESGCSSVPDSAASISSLREPRTDSPDNDSAFSDTVSLMSSESSASSSVSSHLKNLQQNAQNTVDTGKQAKIHLALQKLEQATVRRLFVKAFSVDGASKSLLVDETMSCGHVTRLLADKNHVQMEPSWAIVEHLPEYQMERLFEDHELLVDNLMLWSRDSKNKVLFLQRADKLTLFKTPELFLPGTQMAPGSDHDEHTRAMLLDEFFSTQNQIPLEGPLYLKSDSKKGWKKYHFVLRASGLHYYPKEQKVRSIKDLLCLALFAGHEVYRGIGWKKKHKSPTDYTFALRCPKVSPIAKGTRSIKMLCAEDAKSLETWVTAIRVTKYGKKLLDNHRSLSEDLAREELDKLSSARSGSIGSIVSSVPSHCSSSSSSNSSGSGANHLVPVNNGRLSRASSSSSSGCLSDENNGFDSDFPTGTIKRKPSMKPNLPLTSMTRQLKEVGETTCLNDSSPASPDRGGTLTRRHSRRRSEESNNSGTLKRRPANNRGSMESMSSSTSTPTPTPSNSIPGTPINQQQAPILAINNNLLNNSSSSSNVQQSTTITPPTPTKPITSLESMQGCMSNSTFSLPPPPDDLGTNFSGSTLSLDSLPPPPPPSVLEDSFSGSQLSLVSVQMPLPPPPPNVISVQCVSNMKELGKIYQTVSTSSQDPSTSQIIMTSNENFETNSIKQSIMKFNSQALPSVTNNVCSKVEPIYLTTMKPSALKAPPYKAPPPYNGETTMPQTPPPAPAKNVKFADSPVLLRRKVCFEDEVQEVPLSPRRISRDIYSSPPVPPPRAEATRLSTSYTSPKRLSDSASNPPRDFLKDLQRVMNKKWQIAQKCKLEPATTPHEVLGFRDLPSENYSSHYYRESANVSHWVQEHYGSDGLYENLGSNMGVEPSYPRGQLMVSGSIKKRPPPPPPKRSEKTHLTTTVPQQRL, from the exons GGATTAGAGATTTCCAGCTCAGCCGTAGCTGCCACCGTTGCTAGATTACGCCCGAAAAGTAATACTTCAACTGAGCGTACCGACTCATATCGCTTTTCAATGGCAAACCTTGAAGAAACACACGAAGCTGAGCTAGATGCCATTCTAGGAGAACTGAGTCAGTTGGAACAGCGAGGTGAACTGCGACAGGGCAGAAGCCATAGTCGTACAAATTCTACAATTTCAGTTACCACAAATACTACAATTTCATCCGAAAGTGGCTGTAGCAGCGTCCCAGACAGTGCCGCAAGCATAAGCAGTTTGCGCGAACCGCGAACGGACAGTCCAGACAATGATTCCGCTTTCAGTGACACCGTATCACTCATGTCAAGTGAATCATCAGCATCTAGCAGCGTCAGTTcacatttgaaaaatttacaacaaaatGCTCAAAATACCGTAGATACCGGAAAACAGGCCAAGATTCATTTAGCTTTACAAAAACTAGAACAAGCCACAGTAAGGCGACTGTTTGTGAAAGCCTTTTCTGTAGACGGAGCATCCAAGTCATTATTAGTAGACGAAACAATGTCCTGCGGACATGTTACGCGTTTGCTGGCTGATAAAAATCACGTGCAGATGGAACCGAGCTGGGCAATTGTAGAACATTTACCAGAGTATCAGATGGAAAGATTATTCGAAGATCATGAATTATTAGTTGACAACCTAATGCTATGGAGCAGAGACTCCAAgaataaagttttatttttgcagCGTGCGGATAAattaaccttattcaaaacTCCTGAACTGTTTCTACCCGGAACACAAATGGCACCAGGAAGTGACCATGACGAACACACAAG GGCAATGCTATTAGATGAGTTTTTTTCCACCCAAAACCAAATTCCACTTGAAGGTCCACTGTATTTAAAAAGCGATTCTAAAAAAGGGTGGAAAAAGTATCATTTTGTACTTCGTGCTTCTGGTCTGCACTATTAtccaaaagaacaaaaagtgCGATCTATAAAGGATCTTCTCTGCTTGGCACTTTTTGCTGGCCACGAAGTATATCGAGGAATAGGTTGGAAGAAAAAACATAAATCGCCAACTGATTATACGTTTGCATTACGATGTCCGAAGGTCTCTCCGATAGCTAAAGGCACTCGATCGATAAAAATGCTGTGCGCCGAAGATGCGAAATCCTTAGAAACATGGGTCACAGCAATTAGAGTAACAAAG TATGGTAAAAAATTGCTGGACAATCATCGAAGTCTATCAGAAGATCTTGCTCGTGAAGAGTTAGATAAGCTATCATCAGCACGAAGTGGATCTATTGGCAGTATCGTGTCTTCTGTTCCTTCTCACTGTAGCAGTAGTAGCAGCAGCAATAGTAGTGGAAGTGGCGCTAATCATTTAGTTCCTGTTAATAACGGTCGTTTATCGCGTGCATCGAGTTCCAGTTCCAGTGGCTGCTTATCGGATGAAAATAACGGATTCGATTCTGATTTTCCTACGGGTACCATAAAGCGAAAGCCATCTATGAAACCAAACTTACCTTTGACATCGATGACCAGGCAATTGAAGGAAGTTGGGGAAACTACTTGTTTGAATGATTCGTCTCCTGCTTCACCGGATCGAGGAGGAACACTAACACGAAGACACAGTCGAAGAAGAAGCGAAGAGAGTAATAATAGTGGGACATTGAAACGAAGGCCTGCAAATAATCGTGGATCGATGGAAAGTATGAGTTCTTCTACTTCGACACCCACACCAACGCCTTCCAATAGTATCCCAGGAACTCCAATAAATCAACAGCAAGCGCCAATATTAGCAATCAATAACAATTTACTAAACAATAGCAGTAGTAGCAGTAACGTACAACAGTCGACTACTATAACTCCACCAACGCCAACAAAACCGATCACATCCTTGGAATCTATGCAGGGTTGCATGAGCAATTCTACGTTTTCTCTGCCGCCCCCACCAGACGATCTCGGAACAAATTTCTCAGGTTCAACGTTGTCGCTAGATTCTCTGCCCCCACCTCCCCCACCAAGCGTACTAGAGGATAGTTTTAGTGGATCTCAATTGTCATTAGTTAGTGTGCAAATGCCATTGCCACCACCGCCCCCAAACGTAATATCTGTTCAATGCGTTTCGAACATGAAGGAGTTGGGTAAAATTTACCAAACAGTGTCAACTTCGTCACAGGACCCCAGTACATCCCAAATAATCATGACATcaaatgaaaattttgaaacaaacAGCATTAAACAGTCTATCATGAAATTCAATAGTCAAGCTCTTCCATCTGTTACAAACAACGTCTGCTCAAAAGTGGAACCAATTTACTTAACAACCATGAAACCGTCTGCCTTGAAGGCTCCGCCATATAAAGCACCACCTCCATATAACGGAGAAACTACAATGCCACAGACACCACCTCCAGCACCGgctaaaaatgtcaaatttgcGGATTCCCCTGTTCTGCTAAGACGCAAGGTATGTTTTGAAGACGAAGTTCAAGAAGTGCCGCTTTCACCCCGAAGAATATCGCGTGACATATACTCGTCTCCACCAGTTCCTCCACCGAGAGCTGAAGCGACACGTTTGTCGACATCATACACATCACCGAAAAGGTTAAGTGATTCTGCTTCTAATCCTCCTAGAGATTTTCTAAAAGATTTACAAAGAGTAATGAACAAAAAATGGCAGATTGCCCAGAAATGCAAGTTGGAACCAGCAACAACTCCACATGAAGTTCTTGGTTTTCGTGACTTACCTAGCGAAAACTATTCGTCACACTACTACAGGGAATCCGCCAACGTGAGCCACTGGGTACAGGAGCACTATGGCTCTGATGGGCTATACGAGAATTTAGGTAGCAACATGGGTGTAGAACCATCCTACCCAAGGGGGCAATTAATGGTAAGTGGTTCTATTAAAAAGCGGCCACCACCGCCACCTCCAAAACGAAGTGAGAAGACGCATTTGACAACAACGGTTCCACAGCAGAGGTTATAA
- the LOC129732970 gene encoding amyloid beta A4 precursor protein-binding family B member 1-interacting protein isoform X3 yields the protein MANLEETHEAELDAILGELSQLEQRGELRQGRSHSRTNSTISVTTNTTISSESGCSSVPDSAASISSLREPRTDSPDNDSAFSDTVSLMSSESSASSSVSSHLKNLQQNAQNTVDTGKQAKIHLALQKLEQATVRRLFVKAFSVDGASKSLLVDETMSCGHVTRLLADKNHVQMEPSWAIVEHLPEYQMERLFEDHELLVDNLMLWSRDSKNKVLFLQRADKLTLFKTPELFLPGTQMAPGSDHDEHTRAMLLDEFFSTQNQIPLEGPLYLKSDSKKGWKKYHFVLRASGLHYYPKEQKVRSIKDLLCLALFAGHEVYRGIGWKKKHKSPTDYTFALRCPKVSPIAKGTRSIKMLCAEDAKSLETWVTAIRVTKYGKKLLDNHRSLSEDLAREELDKLSSARSGSIGSIVSSVPSHCSSSSSSNSSGSGANHLVPVNNGRLSRASSSSSSGCLSDENNGFDSDFPTGTIKRKPSMKPNLPLTSMTRQLKEVGETTCLNDSSPASPDRGGTLTRRHSRRRSEESNNSGTLKRRPANNRGSMESMSSSTSTPTPTPSNSIPGTPINQQQAPILAINNNLLNNSSSSSNVQQSTTITPPTPTKPITSLESMQGCMSNSTFSLPPPPDDLGTNFSGSTLSLDSLPPPPPPSVLEDSFSGSQLSLVSVQMPLPPPPPNVISVQCVSNMKELGKIYQTVSTSSQDPSTSQIIMTSNENFETNSIKQSIMKFNSQALPSVTNNVCSKVEPIYLTTMKPSALKAPPYKAPPPYNGETTMPQTPPPAPAKNVKFADSPVLLRRKVCFEDEVQEVPLSPRRISRDIYSSPPVPPPRAEATRLSTSYTSPKRLSDSASNPPRDFLKDLQRVMNKKWQIAQKCKLEPATTPHEVLGFRDLPSENYSSHYYRESANVSHWVQEHYGSDGLYENLGSNMGVEPSYPRGQLMVSGSIKKRPPPPPPKRSEKTHLTTTVPQQRL from the exons ATGGCAAACCTTGAAGAAACACACGAAGCTGAGCTAGATGCCATTCTAGGAGAACTGAGTCAGTTGGAACAGCGAGGTGAACTGCGACAGGGCAGAAGCCATAGTCGTACAAATTCTACAATTTCAGTTACCACAAATACTACAATTTCATCCGAAAGTGGCTGTAGCAGCGTCCCAGACAGTGCCGCAAGCATAAGCAGTTTGCGCGAACCGCGAACGGACAGTCCAGACAATGATTCCGCTTTCAGTGACACCGTATCACTCATGTCAAGTGAATCATCAGCATCTAGCAGCGTCAGTTcacatttgaaaaatttacaacaaaatGCTCAAAATACCGTAGATACCGGAAAACAGGCCAAGATTCATTTAGCTTTACAAAAACTAGAACAAGCCACAGTAAGGCGACTGTTTGTGAAAGCCTTTTCTGTAGACGGAGCATCCAAGTCATTATTAGTAGACGAAACAATGTCCTGCGGACATGTTACGCGTTTGCTGGCTGATAAAAATCACGTGCAGATGGAACCGAGCTGGGCAATTGTAGAACATTTACCAGAGTATCAGATGGAAAGATTATTCGAAGATCATGAATTATTAGTTGACAACCTAATGCTATGGAGCAGAGACTCCAAgaataaagttttatttttgcagCGTGCGGATAAattaaccttattcaaaacTCCTGAACTGTTTCTACCCGGAACACAAATGGCACCAGGAAGTGACCATGACGAACACACAAG GGCAATGCTATTAGATGAGTTTTTTTCCACCCAAAACCAAATTCCACTTGAAGGTCCACTGTATTTAAAAAGCGATTCTAAAAAAGGGTGGAAAAAGTATCATTTTGTACTTCGTGCTTCTGGTCTGCACTATTAtccaaaagaacaaaaagtgCGATCTATAAAGGATCTTCTCTGCTTGGCACTTTTTGCTGGCCACGAAGTATATCGAGGAATAGGTTGGAAGAAAAAACATAAATCGCCAACTGATTATACGTTTGCATTACGATGTCCGAAGGTCTCTCCGATAGCTAAAGGCACTCGATCGATAAAAATGCTGTGCGCCGAAGATGCGAAATCCTTAGAAACATGGGTCACAGCAATTAGAGTAACAAAG TATGGTAAAAAATTGCTGGACAATCATCGAAGTCTATCAGAAGATCTTGCTCGTGAAGAGTTAGATAAGCTATCATCAGCACGAAGTGGATCTATTGGCAGTATCGTGTCTTCTGTTCCTTCTCACTGTAGCAGTAGTAGCAGCAGCAATAGTAGTGGAAGTGGCGCTAATCATTTAGTTCCTGTTAATAACGGTCGTTTATCGCGTGCATCGAGTTCCAGTTCCAGTGGCTGCTTATCGGATGAAAATAACGGATTCGATTCTGATTTTCCTACGGGTACCATAAAGCGAAAGCCATCTATGAAACCAAACTTACCTTTGACATCGATGACCAGGCAATTGAAGGAAGTTGGGGAAACTACTTGTTTGAATGATTCGTCTCCTGCTTCACCGGATCGAGGAGGAACACTAACACGAAGACACAGTCGAAGAAGAAGCGAAGAGAGTAATAATAGTGGGACATTGAAACGAAGGCCTGCAAATAATCGTGGATCGATGGAAAGTATGAGTTCTTCTACTTCGACACCCACACCAACGCCTTCCAATAGTATCCCAGGAACTCCAATAAATCAACAGCAAGCGCCAATATTAGCAATCAATAACAATTTACTAAACAATAGCAGTAGTAGCAGTAACGTACAACAGTCGACTACTATAACTCCACCAACGCCAACAAAACCGATCACATCCTTGGAATCTATGCAGGGTTGCATGAGCAATTCTACGTTTTCTCTGCCGCCCCCACCAGACGATCTCGGAACAAATTTCTCAGGTTCAACGTTGTCGCTAGATTCTCTGCCCCCACCTCCCCCACCAAGCGTACTAGAGGATAGTTTTAGTGGATCTCAATTGTCATTAGTTAGTGTGCAAATGCCATTGCCACCACCGCCCCCAAACGTAATATCTGTTCAATGCGTTTCGAACATGAAGGAGTTGGGTAAAATTTACCAAACAGTGTCAACTTCGTCACAGGACCCCAGTACATCCCAAATAATCATGACATcaaatgaaaattttgaaacaaacAGCATTAAACAGTCTATCATGAAATTCAATAGTCAAGCTCTTCCATCTGTTACAAACAACGTCTGCTCAAAAGTGGAACCAATTTACTTAACAACCATGAAACCGTCTGCCTTGAAGGCTCCGCCATATAAAGCACCACCTCCATATAACGGAGAAACTACAATGCCACAGACACCACCTCCAGCACCGgctaaaaatgtcaaatttgcGGATTCCCCTGTTCTGCTAAGACGCAAGGTATGTTTTGAAGACGAAGTTCAAGAAGTGCCGCTTTCACCCCGAAGAATATCGCGTGACATATACTCGTCTCCACCAGTTCCTCCACCGAGAGCTGAAGCGACACGTTTGTCGACATCATACACATCACCGAAAAGGTTAAGTGATTCTGCTTCTAATCCTCCTAGAGATTTTCTAAAAGATTTACAAAGAGTAATGAACAAAAAATGGCAGATTGCCCAGAAATGCAAGTTGGAACCAGCAACAACTCCACATGAAGTTCTTGGTTTTCGTGACTTACCTAGCGAAAACTATTCGTCACACTACTACAGGGAATCCGCCAACGTGAGCCACTGGGTACAGGAGCACTATGGCTCTGATGGGCTATACGAGAATTTAGGTAGCAACATGGGTGTAGAACCATCCTACCCAAGGGGGCAATTAATGGTAAGTGGTTCTATTAAAAAGCGGCCACCACCGCCACCTCCAAAACGAAGTGAGAAGACGCATTTGACAACAACGGTTCCACAGCAGAGGTTATAA
- the LOC129732970 gene encoding amyloid beta A4 precursor protein-binding family B member 1-interacting protein isoform X1, with translation MTTMTSCLSDDPDMLLNEWLGELENMIGGLEISSSAVAATVARLRPKSNTSTERTDSYRFSMANLEETHEAELDAILGELSQLEQRGELRQGRSHSRTNSTISVTTNTTISSESGCSSVPDSAASISSLREPRTDSPDNDSAFSDTVSLMSSESSASSSVSSHLKNLQQNAQNTVDTGKQAKIHLALQKLEQATVRRLFVKAFSVDGASKSLLVDETMSCGHVTRLLADKNHVQMEPSWAIVEHLPEYQMERLFEDHELLVDNLMLWSRDSKNKVLFLQRADKLTLFKTPELFLPGTQMAPGSDHDEHTRAMLLDEFFSTQNQIPLEGPLYLKSDSKKGWKKYHFVLRASGLHYYPKEQKVRSIKDLLCLALFAGHEVYRGIGWKKKHKSPTDYTFALRCPKVSPIAKGTRSIKMLCAEDAKSLETWVTAIRVTKYGKKLLDNHRSLSEDLAREELDKLSSARSGSIGSIVSSVPSHCSSSSSSNSSGSGANHLVPVNNGRLSRASSSSSSGCLSDENNGFDSDFPTGTIKRKPSMKPNLPLTSMTRQLKEVGETTCLNDSSPASPDRGGTLTRRHSRRRSEESNNSGTLKRRPANNRGSMESMSSSTSTPTPTPSNSIPGTPINQQQAPILAINNNLLNNSSSSSNVQQSTTITPPTPTKPITSLESMQGCMSNSTFSLPPPPDDLGTNFSGSTLSLDSLPPPPPPSVLEDSFSGSQLSLVSVQMPLPPPPPNVISVQCVSNMKELGKIYQTVSTSSQDPSTSQIIMTSNENFETNSIKQSIMKFNSQALPSVTNNVCSKVEPIYLTTMKPSALKAPPYKAPPPYNGETTMPQTPPPAPAKNVKFADSPVLLRRKVCFEDEVQEVPLSPRRISRDIYSSPPVPPPRAEATRLSTSYTSPKRLSDSASNPPRDFLKDLQRVMNKKWQIAQKCKLEPATTPHEVLGFRDLPSENYSSHYYRESANVSHWVQEHYGSDGLYENLGSNMGVEPSYPRGQLMVSGSIKKRPPPPPPKRSEKTHLTTTVPQQRL, from the exons GGATTAGAGATTTCCAGCTCAGCCGTAGCTGCCACCGTTGCTAGATTACGCCCGAAAAGTAATACTTCAACTGAGCGTACCGACTCATATCGCTTTTCAATGGCAAACCTTGAAGAAACACACGAAGCTGAGCTAGATGCCATTCTAGGAGAACTGAGTCAGTTGGAACAGCGAGGTGAACTGCGACAGGGCAGAAGCCATAGTCGTACAAATTCTACAATTTCAGTTACCACAAATACTACAATTTCATCCGAAAGTGGCTGTAGCAGCGTCCCAGACAGTGCCGCAAGCATAAGCAGTTTGCGCGAACCGCGAACGGACAGTCCAGACAATGATTCCGCTTTCAGTGACACCGTATCACTCATGTCAAGTGAATCATCAGCATCTAGCAGCGTCAGTTcacatttgaaaaatttacaacaaaatGCTCAAAATACCGTAGATACCGGAAAACAGGCCAAGATTCATTTAGCTTTACAAAAACTAGAACAAGCCACAGTAAGGCGACTGTTTGTGAAAGCCTTTTCTGTAGACGGAGCATCCAAGTCATTATTAGTAGACGAAACAATGTCCTGCGGACATGTTACGCGTTTGCTGGCTGATAAAAATCACGTGCAGATGGAACCGAGCTGGGCAATTGTAGAACATTTACCAGAGTATCAGATGGAAAGATTATTCGAAGATCATGAATTATTAGTTGACAACCTAATGCTATGGAGCAGAGACTCCAAgaataaagttttatttttgcagCGTGCGGATAAattaaccttattcaaaacTCCTGAACTGTTTCTACCCGGAACACAAATGGCACCAGGAAGTGACCATGACGAACACACAAG GGCAATGCTATTAGATGAGTTTTTTTCCACCCAAAACCAAATTCCACTTGAAGGTCCACTGTATTTAAAAAGCGATTCTAAAAAAGGGTGGAAAAAGTATCATTTTGTACTTCGTGCTTCTGGTCTGCACTATTAtccaaaagaacaaaaagtgCGATCTATAAAGGATCTTCTCTGCTTGGCACTTTTTGCTGGCCACGAAGTATATCGAGGAATAGGTTGGAAGAAAAAACATAAATCGCCAACTGATTATACGTTTGCATTACGATGTCCGAAGGTCTCTCCGATAGCTAAAGGCACTCGATCGATAAAAATGCTGTGCGCCGAAGATGCGAAATCCTTAGAAACATGGGTCACAGCAATTAGAGTAACAAAG TATGGTAAAAAATTGCTGGACAATCATCGAAGTCTATCAGAAGATCTTGCTCGTGAAGAGTTAGATAAGCTATCATCAGCACGAAGTGGATCTATTGGCAGTATCGTGTCTTCTGTTCCTTCTCACTGTAGCAGTAGTAGCAGCAGCAATAGTAGTGGAAGTGGCGCTAATCATTTAGTTCCTGTTAATAACGGTCGTTTATCGCGTGCATCGAGTTCCAGTTCCAGTGGCTGCTTATCGGATGAAAATAACGGATTCGATTCTGATTTTCCTACGGGTACCATAAAGCGAAAGCCATCTATGAAACCAAACTTACCTTTGACATCGATGACCAGGCAATTGAAGGAAGTTGGGGAAACTACTTGTTTGAATGATTCGTCTCCTGCTTCACCGGATCGAGGAGGAACACTAACACGAAGACACAGTCGAAGAAGAAGCGAAGAGAGTAATAATAGTGGGACATTGAAACGAAGGCCTGCAAATAATCGTGGATCGATGGAAAGTATGAGTTCTTCTACTTCGACACCCACACCAACGCCTTCCAATAGTATCCCAGGAACTCCAATAAATCAACAGCAAGCGCCAATATTAGCAATCAATAACAATTTACTAAACAATAGCAGTAGTAGCAGTAACGTACAACAGTCGACTACTATAACTCCACCAACGCCAACAAAACCGATCACATCCTTGGAATCTATGCAGGGTTGCATGAGCAATTCTACGTTTTCTCTGCCGCCCCCACCAGACGATCTCGGAACAAATTTCTCAGGTTCAACGTTGTCGCTAGATTCTCTGCCCCCACCTCCCCCACCAAGCGTACTAGAGGATAGTTTTAGTGGATCTCAATTGTCATTAGTTAGTGTGCAAATGCCATTGCCACCACCGCCCCCAAACGTAATATCTGTTCAATGCGTTTCGAACATGAAGGAGTTGGGTAAAATTTACCAAACAGTGTCAACTTCGTCACAGGACCCCAGTACATCCCAAATAATCATGACATcaaatgaaaattttgaaacaaacAGCATTAAACAGTCTATCATGAAATTCAATAGTCAAGCTCTTCCATCTGTTACAAACAACGTCTGCTCAAAAGTGGAACCAATTTACTTAACAACCATGAAACCGTCTGCCTTGAAGGCTCCGCCATATAAAGCACCACCTCCATATAACGGAGAAACTACAATGCCACAGACACCACCTCCAGCACCGgctaaaaatgtcaaatttgcGGATTCCCCTGTTCTGCTAAGACGCAAGGTATGTTTTGAAGACGAAGTTCAAGAAGTGCCGCTTTCACCCCGAAGAATATCGCGTGACATATACTCGTCTCCACCAGTTCCTCCACCGAGAGCTGAAGCGACACGTTTGTCGACATCATACACATCACCGAAAAGGTTAAGTGATTCTGCTTCTAATCCTCCTAGAGATTTTCTAAAAGATTTACAAAGAGTAATGAACAAAAAATGGCAGATTGCCCAGAAATGCAAGTTGGAACCAGCAACAACTCCACATGAAGTTCTTGGTTTTCGTGACTTACCTAGCGAAAACTATTCGTCACACTACTACAGGGAATCCGCCAACGTGAGCCACTGGGTACAGGAGCACTATGGCTCTGATGGGCTATACGAGAATTTAGGTAGCAACATGGGTGTAGAACCATCCTACCCAAGGGGGCAATTAATGGTAAGTGGTTCTATTAAAAAGCGGCCACCACCGCCACCTCCAAAACGAAGTGAGAAGACGCATTTGACAACAACGGTTCCACAGCAGAGGTTATAA